A stretch of DNA from Solea senegalensis isolate Sse05_10M unplaced genomic scaffold, IFAPA_SoseM_1 scf7180000014424, whole genome shotgun sequence:
tgattgcatctggctcgcagatttcggcttttcagataaaacataaaatattatcacttgttttaatccatccatcgattttggaagtggaggaaatgcaagtgaatgacataaatgcagcaccgttctattccctggctttggatgagtcaacagacgtaagtcatttgtcgcagttcagtgtgattgcaagatatgctgctggtgacacactgcgcgaagaaagtcttgctgttctgccaataaaagggtccacaagaaccagaagtcgcattaatggtgagtattataacaacattatttaaaagaataaattcagaggcttattatactcacatttagttaaattcagtcttaaaatatattatatggctctcactgaaataaatttgcaaatattttgctttcatggctctctgagtcaaaaaggttcccgacccctgtaCTATACTAAGatgttttatcacattttggatgacatactatactctgTCATATTTTGCTATGACAAAAAAGGAAGTCCACAATCCCTGGCTTAGGAGGCCAGTGTGTTATCCATTAGGCCACTGGTGCTCATtgtcttttgtcacattttggacgatatattatgactttttttgtcacattttggaggatatacaaaactatgacttttttgtcacatatcGACACCTGAGAGATTTcacctttaaaatgtcttaatttaCATGAAACTATGTCTGCCACCCACAAACTTGATGCCTTTTAGTTAAAAGaatttctcttcctcttcctcctctctttttggggtcaccacagcagagcATTTGTCCACATTACTTtacacaaccctcccatttatccggcCTTGGGACCGGCTCTAGGAGAACACTGGATGTGGTCCTCCTAATGAGCCCAAAAAGACCACAGAAATGTCAACCAAGCTCAGAAgccacagaagtcacaaaaaggCACTTTCACTGCTAATTATTTCCCCCTTTCCAATTGACTCCATCCCCTACCGTCACTCTCCTCACTTTCGTGGTTAAACTTCCCCTCTTGTACCAAAACCAGGGCACAAGCTTTTCTATTCATCCGCTAATTGGCTTTCATCCACAAATACAGCTTTAGGGAGCTGTATTTACATTCAGCAGCAGCCTATTAATAAACATGGATGACTGAACAGGATTTCTGAGCCATATCCACATTTAATGTCAGCCTGTTGTAGAGAGATGGAGGAACGACTGAGCTGTGTCTTACAATACTGGGAACCTGTAACCACTAGATAACCAGTGATGCTATTTAAACGAGTAAAATATTAATAAGTGCATAAACCGGCGAGGCAGAGAGTGAGATGCTGCTGATGCGCAGCCACAAACACACGATGTGATGAAAACTGATGACAGCATGAATGAGGATAATGAGAGGAAACTCACCTGGAGGCAGATATTTAGCATAACCACTGGAGTTCACCAGAACGTTGGTCTTAAAGGTGGAGTCAAAGTCATCATCTGCACTGAGGAAGGACAAGGAGAGGgagtgacacgtgtgtgtgtctgtgtgtgtgtgtgagatgtgagcattttcagtcacatgcacatgttttaCCTGTTGTAGAGCAGGATGTCCGGCGTCCACACCTGATCTGTGGTGAAGCGGAGGTTTTTAACCCCGGGATGTTCACTCTCGTTCCACTGGAGGTAGTGGTCGAACCAATTCtataaagcacaaacacacagatactgtGTTATCTTTCACTTCAGGGGAAATCTATCCTTTTACCAGCCCCTACTTTGTTGTATTCTAGattctatataaataaataaaagctataGATAAGGAATAAtactttaatcacatttttaaagctttaaatcaTAACCAAATCCAATTTACgctttaaaaacatgattatgTAATTACAGTGAAATCACCTACAGCCATAACAGCAGAAAATCCATTATTTTCTTAGTCTCTCAGGATTTCTTACCATCTGTAGCCATATATTTGTGGTCAAGACTTGGTTCTTCTCGTCCTACAAGACATTAGATCACTTcagcacatttcttttttcaggcTAATCTCTATAACAATTATGgctatatatatactgtatatctatatatacatgtatatatgtatatatatatatacatgcatataacATGTATTCCCTCTTACCACGTCCATGATCTGTATCAAACTGAGGGAGAAGTAAACAGTGAGAGAGTGGGAGTCGTTTCCCACCGGCCGCTCCATCCGGTTGTAGTCTTTCAGCAGATTCTTCAGCAACGTCCTCTGGTGAGGACCCTGCACTGACACTTGAGATtaagacagacacatgagagaTTATTAAATCAAATCTGACAAAGTCTTAAGATGAGAAAGTGAAGCACACATCATAACAAAGCTTTTGCACATCTGTAAAGTCTCAAGACCTCAAATGAAACCTCCATAGAAACCAAAACAGGAGGACAGTCATGCAAGGATGGATATtatataaaatcagaaaatccGAAAATGCATCCCTCAGGAGCTCGACGTCCttatctaaaaaaataaaaaaacagagtcTGAGGAAAGAGGAACACTTCTTAATTCTGCACTGATCATTTAATGATGAAAtcagcagaaataaaataaaaataacttgtgttgaaaatgaaacaaatgatatGTAGTGTGCTTACAGTGTCACGTGAGCAGGATCTATTTAATAATGGCAATAAACATTATCAGAGCCTAACTGGCAATAATGAAAGTCCAATTAATGCTGGTTAAAAAAGCTCTTAGGTAACACACAAAGATGTTGACACAGTCCCCAGACAAATAATGAACTGAAGTGTCGACTGCGCTGTGAATCACCAAAAACACAAGGCTGTAAACGACACAGCAtagctattttctttttctttttttactgcctTACAACAAGTTTTATTCAAATTcgtaaaacaatataataactataatctTGTTTTCTATTTCAATCTGAAGCGATAAAGAACACGGCGATAAAGCGTTTCTCTTGTGAATCACGGGGAAAAGAATTAGCTCAATGGGCCTCACTTGTCCTCAcctgaataaatgaatttatTACTGTTTACAGAGAGGATTCCTCACATGGAAACATACAAAGAGTTTGAATTTATACCACTGACGACAAACAGATAACAGTCTATGAGACTCTGGGGTGCATCTTATCCTGAAGACTATAGTATTTCCAAAACCTTATTTATGCATATTATACAGGTTAATATATGCATTCAATCTGAACATAAAGTATTGTGGGAGCAACATTACCCACAATAAAGGATTTGGTGTCACAAAAGCAGATGAAGAATGTTTGTTGAATATTGTTTAAGCACTTTTCCCACTTTGAATGCAGCCAGTGTGTCATGTTAAAGTGAGAACAGCCcatctcttttcttctttgaaaGTCACTCTGCAGAAatatttatctaaaaaaaaagtgttgcccTCTGTGTTCTCTTATCTTTTGTCCACGCTGCTTTCCTCacgagcaacacaaacaaacaaactatcaAGTAAATCcgtgctgctgcttctgcctgGAGGCAAAGTTCAGAGACTCTCCCCTCAGCTTTTTCATTCAGCGATGACTTGTGCTGCTCAGGGCCTCGTCTCTAGTTTGGGCTGCAGAGACACGTCCACGTCACGACGGGGaggtgagacagaggagacggaggagaCGGTTTAAATCACAACTCAATTGATCTCTGACCTGATCTGTTAGGTGTTTTTTTCCGCAGATCTTCCTGACGTGTTTACAGACTCACAGACTTAAAGCCCGGTAGATGATATAAGATGAGCGGTGTAATGGTAAGATTGTTGCTTCCTCATCTTTCTCTCTGCTAAAACATCTCATGCAAAGGCATCCAACTCTCAGGTCAACACAAGCATCTGTGTCCCAGAAAAATAAAGCACACTTGTGACAAATCTGTAAACAAATAAGCAAACAGGTGACTCAGattctcacttttcttttttgctggaGTCGTTTCTGCTCCTACTTTACCGTCTTATCCCATCGTCTACTTCACACATCAAACGTcaagatgacagacagacacccatCAATTCATTCCTCTAAcatttttgagattttaaagtgttgtcgccgccactgctgctgctgctgctgctgctgcaatctGATTCCTGAGagcagagtgaaagagagaggcagGCTCACCGTGGATCAAAGCTGAGAATCCAGAGAGGAGCAGAGCCACCGAGAGCCACATCCTGGTGCTGAGGAGCAGAGGcaaagagaagacagaggagggagagacgCTCAGGCGgctgggggaggaggaggaggaggaggaggaagggttgggaagagaggagagggaggacacACTCAGGAAACTGCTGGAAATCCCTCGGTCTGCATCCAGTTGGCATCACAGGGAAGAAGTGAGAGCGTGTGCTGGAACAGAGGCAgcgcaagaggaggaggaggaggagaaggaggagatgctctctctctctctctctcttcctctctcgctctgccTCCCTGCTTCCACGTCTCTGTGGGAGGTGCAACTAAAAATGGAGCGCACAAAAGGGAAAGATGTCAGTGATGAAGGTGAAGGGGTTGAAGATTGAGCAGGAGGCAGGAAACGTGGAGGTTTTAATTGCCCTGGTTTTTTTCACCTTATTTACACAGAAGAGAAGACGATGTACACAGTTTTTAAAGGAGCTTCGCTCTGAGGGAGAATTGATTGAAAAGGGTAAAGTGTGGGAATGGTGGCAAGAATCCATCTATAACAATTAAACACTGGAATAAGGGGAAGTGTTGAGTGTTTAATCTGTAAATGTGGACTTAATCTGCAAGTTAAAGCTCATTttctacagtaaaataaaatgattcaccTGTGTGGATATAATCTCTGTGTAAGGATGGACATTCAGAGCTGAATCACATTTCTCACTTATCCCTGTATTTCATTCCTTCTtctaaagtgtgtgtctgtgagagtgtgtgtgtgtgtgtgtgtgtgtgtgtgtgtgtgtgtgtgtgtgtgcgtcctttctgtgagagtgtgtgtgtgtgtgtgtgtctgtgagtgtgtgtgtgtctgtgagagtgtgtgtgtgtctgtgagagtgtgtgtgtgtctgtcagagtgtgtgtgtctgtgagagtgtgtgtgtctgtcagagtgtgtgtgtgtgagagtgtgtgtgtgtgtgtctgtgaatgtgtgtgtgtctgtgagagtgtgtgtgtgtgtgtctgtgagagagtgtgtgtctgtgagagtgtgtgtgtgtctgtgagagtgtgtgtgtctgtctgtgagagtgtgtgtgtgtgtctgtgtgtctgtgtgtgagagtgtgtgtgtctgtgagagtgtgtgtgtctgtgagagtgagtgtctgtgagagtgtgtgtgtgtgtgtctgtgacagtgcgtgtgtgtgtgtgtgtgtgttatggctGGCTGAGCACGACATGTGTCAAAAATATATGGCTGCTGGTTACTCATATGATAACATACTACTGTGGTTATGGTCACGGACTGTTGGACTGGAACGTGTAtgtgtcagcacacacacacacacagacacacacacacactatgagcAGGGGGTTGGTGGGGTGGTCTTTGAATCAGCAGGGCAGATGGACCCCAGTTTAATTGAGAAAGTGCTGGACTCTGCAGGAGGGCAACGAGAACATGCACAGTTAAACTCTTCTTCTCATTTGTCCTCATGAAATGCTGATGCAAGGACAGAGGCAgcaagagacagaaagactgaggaagagggaggaagaggaggaggaagaaagagttGGACTGTATAATAGATTACCCTATTACTTCTACTGCACTTTGGAATTACCCCCCCTCACAGGCGACCTGTCACACATCCACGGTGCTCCTGAGCCACACATTCATGCTCGGCTGCACACAGGGGACGGGAAGTGGCcctcagaggagagaagaaggatGGCTGGGACGAGGACCCAATATGGAGCACGGAGACACATTATGAGAGCCAGCGATGCATCATCAGAGGTGAAGCGTCTcgttgctgccgctgctgcagcGCTGCATTAATGCCACTTacatatgcaaaaaaaaaaaaaaatgactttacacATAAAAAGCTCCTGGTGTTGTTATGCATCACACAGCCAGTGCCAGAGGCAGAATTCATTACACTTCATAAAAAAGGCAGGTTAGAACCACTGAGGTGTGGGTGACATCTGCtggtctgtttttttaactgcataTGCTGCTTTTAAGAGCTCAgcgtcacttttttttctttttaattttagaggtggttaattaaaaagagagaaactcaATGAGACGAGCCAGTGCCATGAAGAAGATTCATTGGAAAACAATGTGGgcgaatgaatgaaaacacagagaagttttcatttcatttaagttaCATCATTGATGATGATAAGTGGACAATCATTGGCTCACTAACTAACGTGCTAACACTATTCTGTGCAcatgtgacatttgacatttgtccaatgacacagcagcagcagcagcagcagcagcagcagcggcagcagcggcagtgaGGGCCATCGCTCTGTCATCCCTGTCTGTGCTAAACGCTGAACGCCGCCCCTGACAATGCAGCCATCAggtctgctgtgctgtgtgtttttaattactcTGCTGATTAGATTGGGCCCTCTCCTGCGCTGACGTGTCCCCTCCGCCTAATTGGCTGTTATCGACAGAACCAGCACATACATCCACTCTGCCTGTGACGTCTGATTTGTCAGAGTggcctttcttttattttttcttttcttttcttttcttttctttcttggtCGTGAATTGAATTTAGCAGATGGAGTTCTCCACTAGTGGACACTCCAATAAAAGTTTATGGTGTGAATTGTTAAAGGTGTGCACCAGCAATTCAGCATCAGTACCTTTGTAGCGCTCATTTACTCTGGATGGACAGttagatacagtatattatgttaAATGCATTCAGATCATGCATATTAGGATATGAAATGAAACTTAGACGaacagaatagaaaaaaaacatatttcttaTATTAAATATGTCTTTTTAAAAGTATTATTTAGTCTTGTTTTCAAATCTAATAACGTTCTAATTGTGCCTTTGTCTCATTGTAGAGGAGAACACCGATTAATAATCTATCAATCGTATCtctatatctctatatatatgaaTCATCTTTCTAATAtttacatagatatatatatttgtatcatACCAGAACTTTATCTTTTGGCCAACACTTTCCTCCAGATTAGACTAAAGGAATTAATTCCCTGACCAGAGGATTAACTGAACCTAATTTAGGATTCAGGAAGCAGCTGTGCCATTTAGCACTAACAGCAATTAGTGGACTGCAAATATTTAATCTTACTCTCCGAGCGGCTATAGGATGATTTGCTATGGAGGAGACTAATTGAAGATGTACTGGCCTGCGGCCACACGGGCCAGAAGAATTGACATACTTAGCTACCAGCTAAAACAGCCTGGATTTACAAGCACTTGGCCAGAAGCATGAATTAATTTCAGCGTCTTCCTGATGCACATATATCCTCCCAGTATCTTCTCGTTACAGGGACAACATAACAAGGACATTTGCAAGGTCTGTTTTTGCATTgcagttttctctgtgtttgagaAAActgaatatataatattatagaatctactcctctgtgtgtgtgtgtgtgtgtgtgtgtgtgtgtatgtgtgtgtgtgtgtgtgtgtttagcagcTCCACAAGGCTTTGGTTTTGTCAGACACGCTCTGATGCGTAGACAGTTGAGAGCGTCCTGGCTGCagaatatcaaaacaaaacaactccaGACAACAGCATCTGGCTCAGTCTCCGAGTGGCGCTGAGTAGATTTAGCATCATTAATGTATTCTACATCTGGAGGGTTGCAATCTCACGGTTTGATCAgactgctgccatgtttttacTCTCCCACCTGTGCTGAGTCACCGTCACTATCACTATCACTAtcactcttctctctgtctctctgtctttaaataaatgctgtCTTCAGAATAAATGCTGCCCTTCTTTATCCTGCCACTGTGTGGACGCTCTCCACCCACTCTCTGCTCCTTGGATCTTTCCATTTAGATGGATATTATCCGCGCGCCCATCTGTCGCTGGGATTTGTTGTGTCTTTAATGCTTAATACCCTTCTGCGATCTCTGCATATTGTTCAGTTAAGAAGTGacatatttgatatttcatAAGCTCACGAGTATcagctctctgtctcacttgaTTAATCCCGGCTCCTAATCCGGTGAATTGATAGTGACTGCCATTATTCTCTTTAGAAGATTAGATTCTTTTGTATAACCCATTGGAAATTCTAGAACAGTAACGGCATCAGCAGTGAAAACTGCAAATGAAAAGtgattatattataatttcttATCAGACTTTCAGGCTAATTATTGCCACCGATGCACCTGTGCatgcccaacacacacacacactgacccttgacttaacccttaaaaaagtcctttaaagttgTAAGGACCATCCAAAATGCCCTCAAAAACATTGTCCTTTCAGTTTGctacaaacatgtacacacacacactaatacacacacacagggagggggGGAAATCTGCCAATTCCGGGCTAAAAAACTGAGAGATTTTCCTTTGCAACATCTGCAACTCAGAGTCGTTGCTGTCATTAAGCcgctgcagctttaaggaaGCGGTCCTGATGGTGGACCGGTCATAAAACAAAGGGCATAGATGAACCTGGAAAAAATGTCATGGATATCCTCGGGTATTTGGCTCCTATGTTGTCATATGCGGGTTCATAACCTCTGCTTGGGTCACTGGGAGGAGCTCGGCGGTGCTGCGGCTGCTAATGGATTGCTGTCAGGTTCATACATGCGATGGAATATTTGGTTGTGATCACAGTGCAGTTCTTTGGCGCATCTTGAcgtgttctgtgtgtgtcatattttgGAAGCCATCCTTAATGAGAGACATGAGTTTGAACCATTTTGGACTTTGCTCGGAGAAGAGAAACTTCTTGTGATGGAAGAGAGGATGCAGATATTTGGAGGAATGTCCAGATAAAACTGTAAACGTGCTCATCCTCACAGATCACAGATTCTATATTTCCTAGGGGATCTGACTGAAAAGGTAAGTGTTTACAATATTTTAGCAACAGGAGGACAATCTCTCACCATCCCTTAAgaccttcaaagtaaaagctaCAGTGGATCCTTACCCTTTCAATCTTGTCACAATGGAACACTCTGCCTCTATGAACTTGACTGTGGTGGATGGAGATGAGGTGGAGGACCAGCGACCTCTCCTCCCAACAAGGATAGTTCCCCTACCCCAGGTGTGCTCTCCACAGTGTGGGATACACCACACAGTCCAAACATCGGCCGACCACACCGTGTGGCTGGACCGCAGCCAAGCCGTGACCACCACGCTTTTATACAACGGCCATCTTTATGTCGCGCCTTCTCCTCGCTCTAAAAAGAGGGCAGACAAAGCGAAAGGcaaggagaagaagtgtgagAAGAGGTCAGGGGGCATCAGAGCAAACCCGGGACACAAGGAGCAAAATCACCAGTGCAGAGGCAAAAATGCAACAATCCACAGACTCCAGGAGAGAGTCACCTCTTTCACTGACATCCCCATGTCTCCCTGTGACTCACCGTGTAAGAGCCCGAGCAGGTCACATGTAGACACCAAGGATGTTGAGAGCAGACGAGGCTGCAAGACAGACAAGGCCTCTCTGGAGATGCACGGCCGTCTCCCAGAGATCGTCATCACCAGCAAAGATGACGACCGGCAGCATCAGAACGAGTATCACCAGGACCCGAGGAAGAGCAAAGGCCTGCTGCCAGGAGCCGAGTGTCCCAGTCCAAGCCCCAGTCCCAGTCCTCATAGCAGTCCAAAGCACAAGGCAGAGGACAAGGACGACCACTACTGGAAGACCCACGGTATCGGCTGGCGGCTGGTCCGCAGGAGGACTCTGTTTCTGAGGAGGCAGCGGCTGAGCGACTGCACTCTGGCTGTGGGGATGTTCGGCGTGGTGCTGATGGTGATGGAGACAGAACTGTCCTGGAGCGTCTACAGCAAGGTCAGAGAGGGAATGTTGACCCCAAAGAACCCCAATGGGATCTGTGAATGTTGTGCTGGGATGTAAAAGGTTTTTCGttattctcttctcttctctgagaCTTTCCCTCAAAGTCGTCCTGACAGAGAAAATAACATCATTACATCCTTCATTACACATCAGTGAGAAGAAGATTTAATCGTGATTTTTATGCTGTTTGGCAAAATATGTCACATCAGTAAGGGATGAACTGAtaaaactgcagtaaaatgCACAGTCGGTTCATAGATAATGTTCATTATGAGAAACAAGTGGATTATctagatgtacagtatataagatTAGGAGATTACACAGGATCACTGATGCCATTTTGTCGTTTGAGCTTTACAAACAGCGATCAGAtgacagtgatgtcatgtgcatatttacgtgtgtgtgtgtgtgtgtgtgtgtgtgactcccaCAGAGCTCCGTCTACTCCCTCGCACTCAAGTCCGTCATCAGTTTGTCGACGCTCGTCCTGCTCGGCCTCATCATAGCCTATCACTGCTGTGAAGTGCAGGTATCTGATCTGTGTTTTTAAGCCAAATGCAGTAAAAATGAAggtgaaaatgtgtcactttatgAATAAGTTATGGCCGTGATGAGAGAACTGGAAGAATGACCTTTTAAAAATCACGCTTCTGTTGGCTGGAGTTAGTAATTTAACATACTTAAAATGGCCTTGTTGTTTGAAAAGgtcagttttcttttctgtaagCAGTgcttcccaaagtgtgggccggggtcctctgctgggctttggTGGTATTGCAGTTGGGCCCCAGACTGGGCCATAAAAAATGCAgtgcagtaacaacatggtaataatACTGTCATAATATAATGGTAATATCATGTTTCTtctattaatataaataaaaaatagcttTAATATCAGTATAATAtggtacatgtttttttgtgaaagtaATACACTCATAGTTAAGTATTATTACAAAACAATTACCATTGATATTAGCCCTATTAGAAATGAGATGCTATGAGCATATTACTTTCCTATGATAAGATGACTACCACACTGTTGCTATGGCTACTGtctcactttgtttttcaggttttaatgatgtgtgtttatttataaatgaccAAACAcataatcacaattattttaatcatcattGAAATGATGGTTAGTCGTTGGTAATTGGGACAAATTATCTTGATTTGAAAGTTATCTGTTTActtcaatatttaaatgaacttaattcaatgtatttatttatttatttattcattctctTGTTTTGGCGACGTGCAAATCTGAACCTCGGAAGTTCTGTGAACCTGTGTCAAATCTTTTTGTCCTGTGGATTTAAGTCTATTTGTGACTTTCTCATCACAGTGCGTGGCTTTAGCACAGACATGAGTTCTGGGCTTAAATCATCCTCTGACCTCACAGATTGATGCACACAGCCCTCTGTCGTGCTCAGCTTCACTATaacactctctgtctccctgtggTAGCTTTATGTCAATGACCTTGGTGCAGAGGATTGGCGGATCGCCATGACAACAGACCGCTTGGCTCTGATGGCCCTGGAGCTGCTAGTCGCGGCCATTCACCCGTACCCCGTGGGTCTGCTGGCGTACTTTCAGCAGAGCTCGGCGGCTCGCTTGTCGTCGTCAGAGACAGAGCTGGAGATCGCGCTGACTCTGCCCATGTTGCTCAGACTCTACCTGCTGGGACGAGTCATGATGCTGCACAGCCGCCTCTTCACTGACACGGCATCCCGCAGCATCGGGGCCCTCAACAAGGTCAGGGGTCACGTGGTCTCAGAAAGCAGCCAGCTATGATAGGAATATAGCACAGAGAAGAGGGAACTGTCAAAACTGTTGTGCACTGCCAAGTACATTTGAACACACAAGGGATTTGCTGTGGTGTTTTGGTGCGTAACAAAGAAATAGGATTAGAGATTAAAGTGCCTTAATCTCTTAATTAAATCTGTTGGATAAATCTGTCGCAAGAGAGAGCGAATAAATTgtgccaaatgtaaaaaaaaatgtggtggCAGTTTAACCACTTTTTTTACTATTAAACTCATTTTGTTCACATTCACCTTATTTTCCTGTAATCGGAGAGAGTAATTAATGACTGTTATCAACGCACATAGTTAGCTGAATAAATGGTAAATCAAAATTCTAAATATAGTTATTCAATTTAATCTCAATTATagttagatttaacatttagatttagatgtaACCTTTATATTCaagtcaacaaacaacaaacgcTTTAcgctcacagtccaaaaacatgcagatttggggattaggtaaattggacactctaaattgagcatTGAGCCctttgtcctatgtcagctgggactgctGCCAGAACCCccatgaccttcatgtggaggataatgtggtagaagataaattaatgaatttatatttaacctttagaacacagagcatttccattactatgttgaattgtacagtatatacagaggctat
This window harbors:
- the LOC122761207 gene encoding neuronal acetylcholine receptor subunit alpha-7-like — its product is MWLSVALLLSGFSALIHVSVQGPHQRTLLKNLLKDYNRMERPVGNDSHSLTVYFSLSLIQIMDVDEKNQVLTTNIWLQMNWFDHYLQWNESEHPGVKNLRFTTDQVWTPDILLYNSADDDFDSTFKTNVLVNSSGYAKYLPP
- the LOC122761208 gene encoding small conductance calcium-activated potassium channel protein 3-like, which codes for MEHSASMNLTVVDGDEVEDQRPLLPTRIVPLPQVCSPQCGIHHTVQTSADHTVWLDRSQAVTTTLLYNGHLYVAPSPRSKKRADKAKGKEKKCEKRSGGIRANPGHKEQNHQCRGKNATIHRLQERVTSFTDIPMSPCDSPCKSPSRSHVDTKDVESRRGCKTDKASLEMHGRLPEIVITSKDDDRQHQNEYHQDPRKSKGLLPGAECPSPSPSPSPHSSPKHKAEDKDDHYWKTHGIGWRLVRRRTLFLRRQRLSDCTLAVGMFGVVLMVMETELSWSVYSKSSVYSLALKSVISLSTLVLLGLIIAYHCCEVQLYVNDLGAEDWRIAMTTDRLALMALELLVAAIHPYPVGLLAYFQQSSAARLSSSETELEIALTLPMLLRLYLLGRVMMLHSRLFTDTASRSIGALNKVRGHVVSESSQL